CCGATGTATGCCAACGCGGCCGAGCGAAATCCGGTGGCCTACCGCGTCTCGGCCAACGGCATCAACTTGCCGAGCGGACACAACCTGACGGAATCGGATGTCGACTATGTCTGTGCCGCGCTGACCGAAGTGTTGTGCAAACGGTCTCGCCGCGCCGCCTGATACACAAGTAACCATGAACCATTCGTACGAAGAGAAAGTTCTCGAACTCATCCGGCGGCTGAAACGCGGCGAGCAGGCGGGCCCGGCCTCGCTGCCCGCTCATCCTCGGGTGACGCTCGAGCCGGTCACGTGGGCCGACGCCGACGAACCGCAGTCGATACATACGCTGGCCGAATGGCGTAAGAAGGCCAACCCATATTTTCCCGCTCAGTTTCCGGTGAGCGAGGAGGGGACGCACCGCTGGCTGGTACACAGCACACTGGAAGTGCCCGACCGGCTCTTGCTCTGGGCTGTTTCAGCCGAGGGCCAGCGGACCGGGCATCTCGGTCTGTTCCGCTTCGATTTTACCGATCGCAGCGTGGAACTCGACAACGTCGTTCGCGGCGTGGAAGGCGTGCTGCCCGGACTGATGCAGGCCGCCGTCGAATCGCTGCTGGTGTGGACGTTTGAGACCTTGGCCATCGATGCGGTCTATCTGCGAGTGCTGTCCGACAACGAGCGGGCCCTGCGGCTCTACCAGCGCTGCGGCTTCCAGGAAACGATGCGCATGCCGCTGGTCCGCGAGCAGGAGGGCGACGCTGTCCGCTGGGTGGAAGCCCAGGCCGATCATCGCCGTCCGGTGACTCGCTATTTCGTGACCATGCGCCTGCTGGCGACCGAGCGGCGTCAGCGCAAAGCACAACTCGCCGGCCCCCATCATGTTCTGCGTGCGACAATGCCCCAAACTCGATCTGATTTTACCCATCAACCGTAGGGTGGGACCAGCGAGCTTGCGAGCGCCGGCCCACCATTGGCGCGACGTAACGGTGGGCCGGCGCTCGCAAGCTCGCTGGTCCCACCCGACAGAGCCATTAATAAAATGAGCAAGAGTCTACTTACTGTCGTCCACGGCCAAGCTGCGACCGAGGGTGGACTGGTGACCGTGATCATGCCCGCGCGAAACGAAGAGGGAAACCTGCCGCGGGCATACGCGGAGCTGACCCAAGTCATGTCGGGCACTCCCTACGATTATGAAGTGCTGGTGATCGACAACGACAGCCAAGACCGCACGGGTGCGATCGCGGCCGACCTGTGCCAACGCGACCACCGCTGGCGGTATGTGAAGTTCAGCCGCAACTTCAACGTCGAGGCATCGATCAGCGCGGGGCTGCGTTTGGCGCGCGGCGACGCGGCCGTGGTGCTGTTCAGCGATTTGCAGGATCCGCCCGAACTGTTGCCGACCTTTTTCAGCCATTGGGAAGAGGGGCACGATGTGGTGTACGGCGTGCTCCGCGACCGCCAGGGCGATCCGTGGTGGAAAGTCTTGGGCGCCAAGGCCGTTTATCGAATGGTCAACGCGCTGGCCGACGTGGAGATCACGCCGAACGCAACCGACTTTCGTTTGTTGTCCCGGCGGGCCATCGACGCCTTGAATCAGTTCGACGAACGCAACCGCTACCTGCGCGGCTTCGCGCATTGGATCGGTTTCCGCAGCCGCGGCGTCGAATACGACCGCCGGCCCCGTTCAGCCGGAAAGAGCAAAGCCCCGTTCTTCTACCTGATCGGGCTGGCCATCAATGCCATCACCTGTTTTTCCACTCGTCCCTTGCAACTGTTCTCTATGGCCGGCGCCGCGGCGTTGGCGGGCACCTTGTTGCTGGCGGCCGTCTATCTCGGCAGTTACTTTTTCGCCTACACGATGCCGGGCCTCACCACCGTTTACCTACTGCTTCTCGCCAACCTGGCCGTGCTGCTGTTAGGCTTCGGCACGCTGGGAGAGTACGTGGGGCGGACCTACGTGGAGACGAAACGCCGGCCTCTATGGCTGATTGACTACACCTTGAATTTCGAAGAGGCGGAAGAAGTCGTGGCCGAGCCGGTCTCCTCGGCGAACGTTGTCGAGCAACCCGCCGCATGGCGAAAGGCGGCCTAGGAGGAGCCGCAATTTTGGATTTTGGATTTTGGATTTTGGATTGACCGCGA
This genomic interval from Pirellulales bacterium contains the following:
- a CDS encoding GNAT family N-acetyltransferase; translated protein: MNHSYEEKVLELIRRLKRGEQAGPASLPAHPRVTLEPVTWADADEPQSIHTLAEWRKKANPYFPAQFPVSEEGTHRWLVHSTLEVPDRLLLWAVSAEGQRTGHLGLFRFDFTDRSVELDNVVRGVEGVLPGLMQAAVESLLVWTFETLAIDAVYLRVLSDNERALRLYQRCGFQETMRMPLVREQEGDAVRWVEAQADHRRPVTRYFVTMRLLATERRQRKAQLAGPHHVLRATMPQTRSDFTHQP
- a CDS encoding glycosyltransferase family 2 protein; translated protein: MSKSLLTVVHGQAATEGGLVTVIMPARNEEGNLPRAYAELTQVMSGTPYDYEVLVIDNDSQDRTGAIAADLCQRDHRWRYVKFSRNFNVEASISAGLRLARGDAAVVLFSDLQDPPELLPTFFSHWEEGHDVVYGVLRDRQGDPWWKVLGAKAVYRMVNALADVEITPNATDFRLLSRRAIDALNQFDERNRYLRGFAHWIGFRSRGVEYDRRPRSAGKSKAPFFYLIGLAINAITCFSTRPLQLFSMAGAAALAGTLLLAAVYLGSYFFAYTMPGLTTVYLLLLANLAVLLLGFGTLGEYVGRTYVETKRRPLWLIDYTLNFEEAEEVVAEPVSSANVVEQPAAWRKAA